CGATGGTATCCGCGAACCAGTAGCAGGTTCACTACTCTACGGAAACAACATCATCTCTGGTGCAGTTGTTCCTTCCTCCAACGCTATCGGTTTGCACTTCTACCCGATTTGGGAAGCAGCTTCTCTTGATGAGTGGTTGTACAACGGTGGCCCTTACCAGTTGGTAATTTTCCACTTCTTGCTCGGCGTATTCTGCTACCTGGGTCGTGAGTGGGAACTCAGCTATCGCTTGGGTATGCGTCCTTGGATCTGCCTAGCATTCTCTGCACCTGTAGCAGCAGCAACCGCAGTATTCTTGATTTACCCCATCGGTCAAGGTTCATTCTCTGATGGTATGCCTCTAGGTATCTCCGGTACATTCAACTTCATGATTGTGTTCCAAGCAGAGCACAACATCCTGATGCACCCCTTCCACATGTTAGGTGTGGCTGGTGTCTTCGGTGGTAGCTTGTTCAGTGCAATGCACGGTTCTCTAGTAACCTCCTCTTTGGTGCGTGAAACCACCGAGAACGAATCTCAAAACTACGGTTACAAGTTCGGTCAAGAGGAAGAAACCTACAACATCGTAGCGGCTCACGGTTACTTCGGTCGCTTGATCTTCCAATACGCTTCTTTCAACAACAGCCGTTCGCTGCACTTCTTCTTGGCTGCATGGCCTGTAGTTGGTATCTGGTTTACCGCGCTGGGTGTGAGCACAATGGCGTTCAACTTGAACGGTTTCAACTTTAACCAGTCTGTAATTGATTCTACTGGTCGCGTTGTTAACACCTGGGCTGATATCATCAACCGCGCTAACCTGGGTATGGAAGTTATGCACGAGCGTAACGCTCACAACTTCCCTCTCGATTTGGCTGCTGGCGAGCAAGCTCCTGTAGCTCTGACTGCTCCTGCGATTAACGGCTAATTCTTGAGTAACAAGTCATAGTTTTTCTGTGAATCAAAAGCGCTCTCCCACTTGGGAGGGCGCTTTTTCATTGCCAAAAATTTTCTCTATATTTATTATCTGTTATCAAAGTTATCCTTGCTGAATTGATGGGAACAATATAAATGTTGTTCATTAAAGAATGCATGAGTAATGGCAATACCCCCAACAGCACAAGCATTACTAGAAAAATTCATTGTTGATAATGAAGAATTAGACAATTTGGAATCAAAACTTGCTCAATTTAATATTTTTGAAGCAATTGGCGTAGTGCGACAAGAAATACGCCATTCAAATTTTTTAGCATTCTTGTTAAATCCCTCTCAAAATCATAGACTTGATGATATTTTTCTCAAGCGATTTCTCAAGGGAGTGCTGTTAGACACAGAGCAATCTACAAATGTGAATTATGCCAATATTAGTTCTGTTGATGTAGATATAGCTGATTTAACAGACGCTGAGGTTAAGCGCGAATGGCAAAATATTGATATTTTTATACACTCACCTCGTAACAAACTAGTTTGTGCAATAGAAAATAAAGTTGACTCTAGAGAGCATTCAAATCAACTAGAAAGATACCGCAAGATTATTGAGAATCAATATAGTAATTATCAAAAAATATTCATTTATTTAACACCAAAAGGTAATAAACCATCTGATGAACATTGGAGAATTTATAAATATTCTCAGGACTTACGCAACTGGCACAATGCGATCGTTAGTTCATAGTACATAGGTATTAATTAAATCTGATTTTGAAAGCTTTGCCTTCGTAATAGAAGTCGCTGTCTTGGAAGTACTATCGAAATATTCGTGAGAAAATAGGTAGAGGTTATATTAGATAAATTTCGCTAAGGGTAATGAGATTTACTAAGCTTAATTACTGCCAATATTTATTAAGTAGTCAAATTAATTATACAATTACCAATTTGGCAGAGCATTTAGAGAGTATTAGTCATGACGCAATTAACTATTATTTGAAAACCGAAAAATTAACACCTCGTTTACTATGGGATAACGTGAAAGAGGTCGTTGAGTCTGATGAAAATGGTTACATCATATTTGATGATAGCGTTTTAGATAAAAAGTATTCTGAAGAAATAGAAATAGTCAGAAGACAATATAGTGGTAATGAGCATGGTGTCCTGAAAGGCATTGGTGTAGTTAGCTGCGTGTATGTCAACCCTACACTTCAAAGATTTTGGGTCATAGATTATCGAATTTTTAATCCTGATGTCGATGGGAAAACCAAGATAGACCATGTGAAAGATATGCTCCAAAACCTTGTGTATCATAAGCTTTTACCATTTGATACTGTTTTGATGGATACATGGTATGCGGTACACAGTTTAATGCTATATATTGATAGCTTAGACAAAATTTATTATTGCCCTTTAAAAAATAATCGTTTAGTTGATGATACATTTGGTCAAGAAAAATATAAACGGATTGAATTATTAGAATGGAACCAAGAAGAATTAGACTGTGGTAAAATCATAAAAATTAAAGGATTCCCAGCTAATAAAAAAGTGAAACTATTCCGGGTTACTGTTTCTACCAACAGAACGGATTATGTCGCCACTAACGATTTATCTCAAAGTTCCACGGATGTTGTACAACAGGTGTGTAAAATTCGTTGGAAAATAGAGGAGTTTCACAGGGAAATTAAACAACTAACTGGCATTGAATCTTGCCAGTGTCGGAAAGCTAGACTCCAAAGAAATCATATTGCTTGTGCAATGTTGGTTTGGGTTAGGTTAAAGAATTTAGCCTATAGAACTGGCAAAACTATCTATCAAATCAAGCATAACTTGCTTTCTAATTATTTAATTCAGCAACTGAAGCGCCCAAGTATTTTTATGTGCTTGGTTTGATTTATATTGTCGCGTGTCAGGGCTTTGCCCTGCCTGCTATTTGTGCCAATTGCGTAAGTCCTAATTCTAATATTGCCGAACTAATTGATAGCATTTGCACAAGTTATAAATCTAGTCTTGGCGCAGATGTTTATACTTTGATAAGTCATTATTCTATATTAATTAGGAGACATATTATGACTGATTCAGAAGTTGCTGAACTGTGCCGTAAAATATATTCCAAGCATAAACAAGCACTCGATTTAATTTTTGAACATCGTGTAGATTTACAATCAGAAATTGCTACTATAGTTTACGATTTAGCAAGTAAAGATATTGATAATCAAAAAGGTTCTGTCCTTTTTCTTAGTACTAAATCTGTAGGATTTGATCTCAGAGAATGGAAAGAGGTAAATTTACCTCTTTACTTCTATTTTGATAATGATACCGAAAATCTTAGGCTACAACTTGGCATTAGCTCTGGAGAGCAATATAGACGTGACAAAATGTACCACTTCTGCCTAAGTAACCCAACAATTTTTAAGAATAATGCTAGATGGTCT
The genomic region above belongs to Calothrix sp. NIES-2098 and contains:
- a CDS encoding Photosystem II reaction centre protein PsbA/D1 codes for the protein MTATLQQRSSANVWDRFCEWITSTSNRLYIGWFGVLMIPTLLAATTCFVIAFIAAPPVDIDGIREPVAGSLLYGNNIISGAVVPSSNAIGLHFYPIWEAASLDEWLYNGGPYQLVIFHFLLGVFCYLGREWELSYRLGMRPWICLAFSAPVAAATAVFLIYPIGQGSFSDGMPLGISGTFNFMIVFQAEHNILMHPFHMLGVAGVFGGSLFSAMHGSLVTSSLVRETTENESQNYGYKFGQEEETYNIVAAHGYFGRLIFQYASFNNSRSLHFFLAAWPVVGIWFTALGVSTMAFNLNGFNFNQSVIDSTGRVVNTWADIINRANLGMEVMHERNAHNFPLDLAAGEQAPVALTAPAING